A genome region from Pseudomonas pergaminensis includes the following:
- a CDS encoding amidase has protein sequence MSEIGQLTAVQLLQHFRDKTLSPVEVTEDALLRIERYNPVVNAYCHVDPEGALNAARAAEQRWLNGQPCGALDGVPASIKDLTLTVGMPTRKGSRTTSAEGPWDVDAPFTAFMRKAGAVLLGKTTTPEFGWKGVTDNPLYGITRNPWDTRTTAGGSSGGAGAAAALNLGVLHQGSDAGGSIRIPCAFTGTFGIKPTFGYVPQWPASSMTILSHLGPMTRTVEDSVLMLQTIAQPDARDGLIGAPRTTPWLLGAADLKGLRVAYSPNFGYVDVDPQVAKVVAQAVQGLVQLGAQVEQIDPGFSDPLEVFSTLWAAGAARLTGPMSEAQKQQLDPGLLRIAQRGERLSLDDFNAALEARAALVARMAAFHEHYDVLVSPMMPITAFDAGHDVPPGSGLQEWTQWTPFTYPFNLTQQPAASVPCGLAANGLPVGLHVVGARFADDQVLRVCHAYAKAFPTQHLQAPQTPT, from the coding sequence ATGAGTGAGATCGGCCAACTGACGGCAGTGCAACTGCTGCAGCATTTTCGCGACAAGACCTTGTCGCCGGTGGAGGTCACCGAAGACGCCTTGCTGCGGATCGAACGCTACAACCCGGTGGTGAACGCCTACTGCCACGTGGACCCGGAAGGCGCGCTGAACGCCGCGCGCGCTGCGGAACAACGCTGGCTTAACGGCCAACCCTGCGGCGCGCTGGACGGTGTGCCGGCGTCGATCAAAGACCTGACGCTGACCGTCGGCATGCCAACCCGCAAGGGCTCGCGCACCACATCGGCCGAAGGCCCGTGGGACGTCGACGCCCCGTTCACAGCCTTTATGCGCAAGGCCGGCGCGGTGCTGCTGGGCAAGACCACCACCCCGGAATTCGGCTGGAAAGGCGTCACCGACAACCCGCTGTACGGCATCACCCGCAACCCCTGGGACACCCGCACCACGGCGGGCGGCTCGTCCGGCGGCGCAGGGGCAGCGGCGGCGTTGAACCTCGGCGTGTTGCACCAGGGCAGCGATGCGGGCGGTTCGATCCGGATTCCCTGTGCATTCACCGGCACCTTCGGGATCAAGCCGACCTTCGGTTATGTGCCGCAATGGCCGGCCAGCTCCATGACCATCCTCTCGCACCTGGGGCCGATGACCCGCACGGTGGAAGACAGCGTGTTGATGCTGCAAACCATCGCCCAGCCGGACGCGCGCGATGGCTTGATCGGCGCGCCACGCACCACACCGTGGCTGTTGGGCGCAGCGGATTTGAAAGGCTTGCGCGTGGCCTACAGCCCCAACTTCGGTTACGTGGATGTCGACCCGCAGGTGGCCAAGGTGGTCGCCCAGGCAGTGCAAGGCCTGGTGCAACTGGGCGCGCAGGTCGAGCAGATCGACCCGGGTTTCAGTGACCCCCTGGAGGTGTTCAGCACCTTATGGGCAGCCGGCGCGGCACGCCTGACCGGGCCGATGAGCGAGGCACAAAAACAACAGCTGGACCCTGGCCTGCTGCGCATCGCCCAGCGCGGCGAGCGGTTGAGCCTGGATGACTTCAACGCAGCCCTCGAAGCCCGCGCCGCCCTGGTGGCGCGGATGGCGGCGTTCCATGAGCACTACGATGTACTGGTATCGCCGATGATGCCCATCACCGCATTCGACGCCGGGCACGACGTCCCCCCCGGCTCCGGCTTACAGGAATGGACACAGTGGACGCCCTTCACCTACCCCTTCAACCTGACCCAACAGCCGGCGGCATCGGTGCCTTGTGGGTTGGCGGCGAATGGCTTGCCGGTGGGCTTGCATGTAGTCGGCGCGCGGTTTGCCGACGACCAGGTGTTGCGGGTGTGCCACGCCTACGCGAAGGCCTTCCCGACCCAGCACCTCCAAGCCCCACAAACCCCAACCTGA
- a CDS encoding LysR family transcriptional regulator, producing the protein MDIELARTFLEITRCGSLAAAAEKLHVTQTAITARVKSLESQLGSTLFIRNRAGARLTADGEAFVVYANQLLQTWEAAKRDLPLPDGYRNVLHIGGEVSLCNPLMLGWAQALRQHIPGHALRTEVREGDYLLRQLELGVLDAALVFQPQYWPGLQVEQVLEEKLILVQLVSNPAPYVYIDWGPGFRQQHDAALPDKARAALSFNLGPLALQYILENGGAGYFRTRVVQSYLDSGVMQRVPKAPEFNFPTFVVYSRARDSAVLQQALVLLREVVKAESDWSQRWDPLI; encoded by the coding sequence ATGGACATCGAACTGGCACGCACCTTCCTCGAAATCACCCGCTGCGGCAGCCTGGCCGCAGCCGCCGAGAAACTGCACGTCACCCAGACCGCCATCACCGCGCGGGTCAAAAGCCTCGAAAGCCAGCTAGGCAGCACACTGTTCATCCGTAACCGCGCCGGCGCCCGGCTGACCGCCGACGGCGAGGCCTTCGTGGTATACGCCAACCAACTGCTGCAAACCTGGGAAGCCGCAAAACGCGACCTGCCGCTGCCCGATGGCTACCGCAACGTGCTGCACATCGGCGGCGAGGTCAGCCTGTGCAACCCGTTGATGCTCGGCTGGGCCCAGGCCCTGCGCCAACACATCCCCGGCCATGCACTGCGTACCGAAGTGCGCGAAGGCGACTACCTGTTGCGCCAGCTGGAACTGGGCGTGCTCGACGCTGCCTTGGTGTTCCAGCCGCAGTACTGGCCCGGCTTGCAAGTGGAGCAGGTGCTGGAAGAAAAACTGATCCTGGTGCAACTGGTGAGCAACCCGGCCCCCTACGTGTATATCGACTGGGGGCCGGGCTTTCGCCAGCAGCATGACGCCGCCCTGCCCGACAAGGCCCGCGCCGCGTTGAGTTTCAATCTTGGCCCGTTGGCGCTGCAGTACATCCTGGAGAACGGCGGCGCCGGCTATTTCCGTACCCGCGTGGTGCAAAGCTACCTCGACAGCGGCGTGATGCAGCGCGTGCCCAAGGCGCCGGAGTTCAACTTCCCCACGTTTGTGGTGTATTCACGGGCGCGGGATTCGGCGGTGTTGCAACAGGCGCTGGTGTTGCTGCGTGAGGTGGTCAAGGCCGAAAGTGACTGGTCGCAGCGCTGGGACCCGCTGATTTGA
- a CDS encoding LacI family DNA-binding transcriptional regulator, with the protein MNKKKSVTISDIAKRVGMTTITVSRALSKPDLVKPATLARILEVAREMDYVPNAFARGLKRSESLIIGVITASVDNPFYSEMIKAISREAKQHGYTIMLVDTDELEELESKAVDTLLGYRVAGIILSPVSDEPSYQPDYLERLGNGKTPVVLLDRTIHDSPFSRVVLDNYHSGIQAAHYLLRQTPDLKRLLVLTGPEHSRITVERLKGLREVLAEHPQVQVEVQAGDYTLMPSYLHTLDYLAEHSAPDAIMGFNQLITLGALRALRMHNIPHDSLTICGIDRLPFADIFGVPIACVAHDASLAGSSAVRLLLDRLEDPHKPRDKVVIAGQLENG; encoded by the coding sequence ATGAACAAGAAAAAGTCCGTCACCATCAGCGACATCGCCAAACGGGTCGGCATGACCACCATCACGGTGTCCCGCGCACTGAGCAAACCCGACCTGGTCAAGCCGGCCACCCTGGCGCGCATCCTCGAAGTGGCGCGGGAAATGGACTATGTGCCCAATGCCTTCGCGCGTGGGCTCAAACGCAGTGAAAGCCTGATCATCGGCGTGATCACCGCGTCCGTCGACAACCCGTTCTACAGCGAAATGATCAAGGCGATTTCCCGAGAGGCCAAACAGCACGGCTACACCATCATGCTGGTGGATACCGATGAGCTCGAAGAGCTGGAAAGCAAAGCCGTGGATACCCTGTTGGGCTACCGCGTGGCCGGGATCATCCTGTCGCCGGTCTCGGATGAGCCGAGCTATCAGCCCGATTACCTCGAACGCCTGGGCAACGGCAAAACGCCGGTGGTGCTGCTCGATCGCACGATCCACGACAGCCCGTTCAGCCGCGTGGTGCTAGACAACTACCACAGCGGTATCCAGGCCGCGCACTACCTGCTGCGCCAGACGCCCGACCTCAAGCGCCTGCTGGTACTGACCGGCCCCGAGCACTCGCGCATCACCGTCGAACGCCTCAAGGGCCTGCGCGAAGTGTTGGCCGAACACCCGCAGGTGCAGGTCGAAGTACAGGCCGGCGACTACACGTTGATGCCGTCCTACCTGCACACCCTCGACTACCTGGCCGAACACTCGGCGCCAGACGCGATCATGGGCTTCAACCAGTTGATCACCCTGGGCGCCCTGCGTGCGTTGCGCATGCACAACATTCCCCACGACAGCCTGACCATCTGCGGCATCGACCGCCTGCCCTTCGCCGATATCTTCGGCGTGCCTATCGCCTGTGTGGCCCACGATGCATCCCTGGCCGGCAGCAGCGCGGTACGCCTGCTGCTCGACCGCCTCGAAGACCCGCACAAACCACGGGACAAGGTGGTGATCGCCGGCCAGTTGGAAAACGGCTAG
- a CDS encoding SDR family oxidoreductase, with the protein MTTTFNFTHQRILVTGASSGIGREIAQQLIASGADVFALGRDAQALAQLGCHTLCLDIADSAALDNALKDLPPLHGLVNCAGISRLEPAAAISADAFDQVMHVNARAAAQVGSRVAAKMIEAHIAGSIVNVSSQASLIALDDHLGYCASKAALDAITRVQCAEWGRFGIRVNSVNPTITLTPMAAMAWSEPAKRDPALAAIPLGRFAETLEVALPVLFLLSSAASMISGVSLPIDGGYTSR; encoded by the coding sequence ATGACCACCACTTTCAACTTCACCCACCAGCGCATCCTCGTCACCGGCGCCAGCAGCGGCATCGGCCGTGAAATCGCCCAACAGCTTATCGCCAGCGGCGCCGACGTCTTCGCCCTCGGCCGTGACGCGCAGGCCCTGGCTCAACTCGGCTGCCACACCCTGTGCCTGGATATCGCCGACAGTGCCGCCCTCGACAACGCCTTGAAGGACCTGCCGCCGCTGCATGGCCTGGTCAATTGCGCCGGCATCTCGCGGCTGGAGCCCGCCGCCGCTATCAGCGCCGACGCCTTCGACCAGGTGATGCACGTCAACGCCCGCGCCGCCGCCCAGGTCGGCAGCCGGGTAGCGGCGAAAATGATCGAAGCACACATCGCCGGCAGTATCGTCAATGTCTCCAGCCAGGCCTCACTGATCGCCCTGGACGATCACCTCGGCTACTGCGCCTCCAAGGCCGCGCTGGATGCGATCACCCGCGTGCAGTGCGCCGAGTGGGGCCGCTTCGGCATTCGCGTTAACAGCGTCAACCCAACGATCACGCTCACGCCGATGGCGGCCATGGCCTGGTCCGAGCCGGCCAAGCGCGACCCGGCGCTGGCGGCCATTCCACTGGGGCGTTTTGCTGAAACCCTCGAAGTGGCGTTGCCGGTGCTGTTCCTGCTGAGCAGCGCCGCCAGCATGATCAGCGGCGTCAGCCTGCCCATCGATGGCGGCTACACCAGCCGCTAG
- a CDS encoding FGGY-family carbohydrate kinase, which yields MNYVMGVDIGTQSTKALLVDAHGTIIAQHSQGYRVDTPKVRWAEQWPQVWLDAVEACVAQCMAKAGVAKDHVKALCISSLYGGSGIAVDAQLTPLHPCLIWMDRRAGEQVAWVREHVDLERLFAVTGNSVDSYYGFTKMLWLKQHQPEVWAKTRYLLPPNSYINWCLTGELAVDHSSAGNIGGVYDVKARGWSAEMLDALGIPQAMMPERLVYSAEVVGGLLEKWAARLGLQAGTPILAGGVDAAMATLAAGVTQPGNHVAMIGTSMCWGYLNQQVDAHHGLVSMPHVYNGHRDLYIFGGAITAGASVSWFREQFCQAEEQQAKATGQDSLVLLEQRAMTIAAGSEGLLFLPYLMGERSPVWDDRASGSFVGLNLYHSRIHLYRAVLEGVSFALRHNIEAGTRGAHSLDPRLIVVGGASHSDLWMQIIADVTRYPVYTIVQEVEAALGAALLAAHTVGLVSDGAMDKGWVQLALRAEPKAENVEAYDRAFGEYLKLYPALKPIMHNLQTN from the coding sequence ATGAACTACGTGATGGGGGTCGACATAGGAACCCAGAGTACCAAGGCGCTGCTGGTGGATGCCCATGGCACGATCATCGCCCAGCACAGCCAGGGGTATCGTGTGGATACCCCGAAAGTGCGCTGGGCCGAGCAATGGCCGCAGGTCTGGCTCGATGCGGTCGAGGCGTGCGTGGCGCAGTGCATGGCCAAGGCCGGCGTGGCCAAGGATCACGTGAAGGCCCTGTGCATCAGCAGCCTGTATGGCGGTTCGGGGATTGCGGTGGATGCGCAGCTCACACCGCTGCACCCGTGCCTGATCTGGATGGACCGCCGCGCCGGTGAGCAGGTGGCCTGGGTACGCGAGCACGTAGACCTGGAGCGCCTGTTCGCGGTCACCGGCAACTCGGTGGACAGCTACTACGGCTTCACCAAGATGCTCTGGCTCAAGCAGCACCAGCCAGAGGTGTGGGCGAAAACCCGTTACTTGCTGCCGCCCAACAGCTACATCAACTGGTGCCTCACCGGAGAGCTGGCGGTGGACCATAGCAGCGCCGGCAATATCGGCGGTGTCTATGACGTAAAGGCGCGTGGCTGGTCTGCCGAGATGCTCGATGCGCTGGGCATACCGCAAGCGATGATGCCGGAGCGGCTGGTGTATTCCGCAGAAGTCGTAGGCGGGTTGCTGGAGAAGTGGGCAGCGCGCTTGGGGTTGCAGGCGGGTACGCCGATCCTGGCCGGTGGCGTTGATGCGGCCATGGCCACGTTGGCTGCGGGGGTGACCCAGCCGGGCAACCACGTGGCAATGATCGGCACCAGCATGTGTTGGGGCTACCTGAACCAACAGGTGGACGCCCATCACGGCTTGGTCAGCATGCCCCACGTCTACAACGGCCACCGTGACCTGTACATCTTTGGCGGTGCGATCACGGCTGGTGCGTCGGTGAGCTGGTTTCGCGAGCAGTTCTGCCAGGCCGAGGAGCAGCAGGCCAAGGCCACCGGCCAGGACAGCCTGGTGCTGCTGGAGCAGCGCGCGATGACGATTGCGGCGGGCAGCGAAGGCCTGTTGTTCCTGCCGTACCTGATGGGTGAACGCAGCCCGGTGTGGGATGACCGCGCCAGTGGCAGCTTTGTCGGCTTGAACCTCTACCACAGCCGCATTCACCTGTATCGCGCGGTGCTGGAGGGGGTGAGTTTTGCCTTGCGCCACAACATCGAAGCGGGCACGCGCGGCGCGCATTCCCTGGACCCACGCTTGATCGTGGTCGGTGGGGCAAGCCATTCGGACCTGTGGATGCAGATTATCGCGGATGTCACGCGGTACCCGGTGTACACCATTGTCCAGGAGGTGGAAGCGGCGCTGGGCGCGGCGTTGCTGGCGGCGCACACGGTGGGGTTGGTGAGTGATGGGGCGATGGACAAGGGGTGGGTGCAGTTGGCGTTGCGGGCTGAGCCCAAGGCGGAAAATGTCGAGGCGTACGACCGTGCGTTCGGCGAGTACCTGAAGCTGTATCCGGCCCTGAAACCGATCATGCACAACCTGCAAACCAACTGA
- a CDS encoding alcohol dehydrogenase catalytic domain-containing protein: MDKHTQMQAVVCHGPKDYRLERIGKPQARANELVIRIAACGICASDCKCHSGAAMFWGGDNPWVKAPVVPGHEFFGYVVEAGEGAEEHFEVAVGDKVIAEQIVPCGKCRFCKSGKYWMCEVHNIFGFQREVAEGGMAQYMRIPKTAIVHKIPESVSLEDSALVEPMACSIHTVNRGDIQLDDVVVIAGAGTLGLCMVQVAALKTPKKLVVIDMVDERLELAKTFGADVVINPSRDNAREIINGLTDNYGCDVYIETTGVPAGVTQGLDLIRKLGRFVEFSVFGAETSVDWSIIGDRKELDVRGAHLGPYCYPIAIDLFERGLVTSKGIVTHDFPLDDWAEAFELANSTKSIKVLLKPVV, encoded by the coding sequence ATGGACAAGCACACCCAAATGCAAGCCGTCGTTTGCCACGGCCCCAAAGACTATCGCCTGGAGCGCATCGGCAAACCCCAGGCGCGCGCCAATGAACTGGTGATCCGCATCGCCGCCTGTGGCATTTGCGCCAGTGACTGCAAGTGCCACTCCGGCGCGGCGATGTTCTGGGGTGGCGACAACCCGTGGGTCAAGGCGCCGGTGGTGCCGGGGCACGAGTTTTTCGGCTATGTGGTGGAGGCGGGCGAGGGCGCCGAAGAGCACTTTGAAGTCGCGGTAGGCGACAAGGTGATCGCCGAGCAGATCGTGCCCTGCGGCAAGTGCCGCTTCTGCAAATCCGGCAAGTACTGGATGTGCGAAGTGCACAACATCTTCGGCTTCCAGCGCGAAGTCGCCGAAGGCGGCATGGCCCAGTACATGCGGATTCCCAAGACCGCCATCGTGCACAAAATTCCCGAGTCGGTGTCGCTGGAAGACTCGGCACTGGTGGAACCAATGGCGTGTTCGATCCACACCGTCAACCGTGGCGATATCCAGCTCGACGACGTGGTGGTGATCGCCGGCGCCGGCACCCTCGGCCTGTGCATGGTCCAGGTCGCCGCGCTGAAAACCCCGAAGAAACTGGTGGTGATCGACATGGTCGATGAGCGCCTGGAGCTGGCGAAGACATTCGGCGCCGATGTGGTGATCAACCCGTCGCGCGACAACGCCCGCGAGATCATCAACGGCCTCACCGACAACTATGGCTGCGACGTCTACATCGAAACCACCGGCGTGCCGGCCGGCGTGACCCAGGGCCTGGATTTGATCCGCAAGCTCGGGCGTTTTGTCGAGTTCAGCGTGTTTGGCGCCGAGACCAGCGTCGACTGGTCGATCATCGGTGACCGCAAGGAGCTGGACGTCCGCGGTGCGCACCTCGGCCCCTATTGCTACCCCATTGCCATCGACCTGTTCGAGCGCGGCCTGGTCACCTCCAAAGGTATCGTCACCCATGACTTCCCGCTGGACGATTGGGCCGAAGCCTTCGAGCTGGCCAACTCGACCAAATCGATCAAGGTGCTGCTGAAGCCGGTGGTCTGA
- a CDS encoding ABC transporter permease: MQQGAQVNTSISTGDNSRLRLNLARLVRSPAFYPFVGLVVVTLVMILASDTFLTASNLSNIARQVSINAIIAVGMTCVILTGGIDLSVGPVMALSGTLTAGLMVAGLPPGLAIGAGMLIGVAFGIGNGLFVAYLHMPPIIVTLATMGIARGLGLMYTDGYPISGLPEWFGFFGRQSLFGIEVPILIMLITYAAAYVLLQHTRIGRYIYAIGGNEEAVRLSGVRAARFKLLVYGISGLTAAIAGLVLTSRLMSGQPNAGVSFELDAIAAVVLGGASIAGGRGVIVGTLLGAMLLGVLNNGLNMLGVSPYVQSVIKGGIILLAIFISRQRHK, from the coding sequence ATGCAACAGGGGGCTCAAGTGAATACGTCCATTAGTACCGGCGACAACAGCCGGCTGCGCCTCAACCTGGCGCGGCTGGTGCGTTCGCCGGCCTTTTATCCGTTCGTGGGGCTGGTGGTGGTGACCCTGGTGATGATCCTCGCCAGCGACACCTTCCTGACCGCCAGCAACCTGTCGAACATTGCCCGCCAGGTGTCGATCAACGCGATTATCGCGGTGGGCATGACCTGCGTGATCCTCACGGGCGGCATCGATTTGTCGGTAGGGCCGGTGATGGCGTTGTCCGGCACGCTCACCGCTGGCCTGATGGTCGCGGGCTTGCCGCCGGGCCTGGCGATTGGCGCGGGGATGTTGATCGGCGTGGCCTTCGGCATCGGCAACGGCCTGTTCGTCGCCTACCTGCACATGCCGCCGATCATCGTCACCCTGGCGACCATGGGCATCGCCCGTGGCCTGGGCCTGATGTACACCGACGGCTACCCGATTTCCGGGTTGCCGGAGTGGTTTGGCTTCTTTGGTCGCCAGAGCCTATTCGGCATCGAAGTGCCCATCCTGATCATGCTGATTACCTACGCCGCCGCCTATGTGCTGCTGCAACACACGCGCATCGGCCGCTACATCTACGCCATCGGCGGCAATGAAGAAGCGGTGCGCTTGTCCGGCGTGCGCGCGGCACGCTTCAAGTTGCTGGTGTACGGCATCAGCGGCCTGACGGCGGCGATTGCCGGGCTGGTACTCACCTCACGCTTGATGAGCGGCCAGCCGAATGCCGGCGTGTCGTTCGAGCTGGATGCGATTGCCGCCGTGGTGCTCGGCGGTGCATCGATCGCCGGTGGGCGTGGCGTGATCGTCGGCACCTTGCTTGGCGCCATGCTGCTCGGCGTATTGAACAACGGACTGAACATGCTCGGCGTTTCGCCCTACGTCCAGAGCGTGATCAAGGGCGGGATCATTTTGCTGGCGATTTTCATCAGCCGTCAGCGCCATAAATAA
- a CDS encoding sugar ABC transporter ATP-binding protein yields MSSLLKLENICKRYPGVQALKSINLEVERGEIHALLGENGAGKSTLMKILGGVEHQDEGQILIDGQPRQFATYRDAIAAGIGIVFQEFSLIPYLTAVENIFLGHELSNRFGLLRKREMVEASEALFKRLGVTIDLQCAVKHLSVAEQQFVEIAKALALDARLLVLDEPTATLTPSEAELLFEIMRELKRQGVAVIFISHHLEEIFQVCDRISVLRDGGNVGVTDVADSDIDRLVEMMVGRRLECSFPPKPNSERGPLLLEVKDIQLVRNGPHNSFQLHKGEILGFAGLVGSGRTELALGMMGALPSVSKDVWLRGEKITLDDPAQALAHGIGLLPESRKSEGLITDFSIRENISLNNLPKYQNASGLIDKSRECASVEGLMKQLSIKAPSSESRVFNLSGGNQQKVVIARWINHHCDVLVFDEPTRGIDVGAKAQIYALMRNLTEQGYAIIMISSELPEIIGMCDRVAVFHKGAIVKLLEASAVNPQEVMRHATGGSSEYVH; encoded by the coding sequence ATGAGCAGTCTTCTGAAGCTGGAAAATATCTGTAAGCGTTACCCGGGCGTACAGGCCCTCAAGTCCATCAACTTAGAAGTCGAGCGCGGCGAGATCCACGCCTTGCTCGGGGAAAATGGCGCGGGCAAATCGACGCTGATGAAGATCCTCGGCGGCGTCGAGCATCAAGACGAGGGCCAGATCCTGATCGACGGCCAGCCCCGGCAATTCGCGACCTACCGTGATGCGATTGCCGCCGGCATCGGCATTGTGTTCCAGGAGTTCAGCCTGATTCCCTACCTCACGGCGGTGGAAAATATCTTCCTCGGCCACGAGCTGAGCAACCGTTTCGGCCTGCTGCGCAAGCGCGAAATGGTCGAGGCCAGCGAGGCCTTGTTCAAGCGCCTCGGCGTGACCATCGACCTGCAATGTGCGGTCAAGCACCTGAGCGTGGCCGAACAGCAGTTTGTCGAAATCGCCAAGGCCCTGGCCCTGGATGCGCGCCTGTTGGTGCTGGATGAACCCACCGCGACGCTGACGCCCAGCGAGGCCGAGCTGCTGTTCGAGATTATGCGCGAGCTCAAGCGCCAGGGCGTGGCGGTGATTTTCATCTCCCATCACCTGGAGGAAATTTTCCAGGTGTGCGACCGCATCAGCGTGTTGCGCGACGGCGGCAATGTGGGCGTTACCGATGTGGCTGACAGTGATATCGACCGGCTGGTCGAGATGATGGTCGGGCGCCGCCTGGAATGCAGTTTTCCACCCAAACCGAACAGCGAGCGCGGCCCGCTTTTGTTGGAGGTCAAGGACATCCAACTGGTGCGCAACGGTCCTCACAACAGCTTCCAGCTGCACAAGGGCGAGATCCTCGGCTTTGCTGGCCTGGTCGGTTCCGGTCGTACCGAACTGGCCCTGGGCATGATGGGGGCTCTGCCATCGGTGAGCAAAGACGTGTGGCTGCGCGGCGAGAAAATCACCCTCGACGACCCGGCCCAGGCCTTGGCGCATGGCATCGGCCTGCTGCCGGAAAGCCGCAAGAGCGAAGGGCTGATCACCGATTTCAGCATTCGCGAAAACATCTCCCTGAACAACCTGCCCAAGTACCAGAACGCCTCGGGCCTGATCGACAAAAGCCGCGAATGCGCCAGCGTCGAGGGCCTGATGAAACAACTGTCGATCAAGGCCCCCAGCAGTGAAAGCCGGGTGTTCAACCTCAGCGGCGGCAACCAGCAAAAGGTCGTGATCGCCCGCTGGATCAACCACCACTGCGACGTGCTGGTGTTCGACGAACCCACCCGTGGCATCGACGTGGGGGCCAAGGCGCAGATCTACGCGCTGATGCGCAACCTCACCGAACAGGGCTACGCAATCATCATGATTTCCTCCGAGTTGCCGGAAATCATCGGCATGTGCGACCGCGTTGCCGTGTTCCACAAGGGCGCCATCGTCAAGCTGCTGGAAGCGTCCGCCGTCAATCCTCAAGAGGTCATGCGCCATGCAACAGGGGGCTCAAGTGAATACGTCCATTAG
- a CDS encoding substrate-binding domain-containing protein encodes MKMLPKTLCLLAVSITLGTVSPAFADAAKPIRIGASFQEINNPYFVTMKNALEEAGATIGAKLIITDARHDVSKQVSDVEDMLQKGIDILLINPTDSVGVQSAVKSAHAAGVVVVAVDAQADGPLDSFVGSKNFDAGFQACEYLAKNIGDKGNIAILDGIAVVPILERVRGCKEAVAKHPDIKIVSIQNGKQERDQALTVTENMLQAQPTLKGIFSVNDNGSLGALSAIEASGLDVKLVSVDGAPEAIKAIQKPGSKFIATSAQYPRDQIRLALGIALAKKWGSQVPATIPVDITLIDQAKAKDFSW; translated from the coding sequence ATGAAAATGCTTCCGAAAACCCTGTGTTTATTGGCTGTAAGCATCACCCTCGGCACTGTCTCCCCAGCATTCGCCGACGCTGCCAAGCCGATCCGCATCGGCGCGTCCTTCCAGGAAATCAACAACCCTTATTTCGTCACCATGAAAAACGCCCTCGAAGAAGCCGGGGCGACCATCGGCGCGAAATTGATCATCACCGACGCCCGCCACGACGTGTCCAAGCAGGTCAGTGACGTCGAAGACATGCTGCAAAAAGGCATCGATATCCTGCTGATCAACCCCACTGATTCGGTCGGCGTGCAATCGGCAGTCAAATCTGCCCACGCCGCCGGTGTCGTGGTCGTCGCGGTGGACGCCCAGGCCGACGGCCCGCTGGACTCCTTCGTCGGCTCGAAGAACTTTGACGCTGGCTTCCAGGCCTGTGAATACCTGGCCAAGAACATCGGCGACAAAGGCAATATCGCGATCCTCGACGGCATCGCCGTGGTGCCGATCCTGGAGCGTGTGCGCGGTTGCAAAGAGGCCGTGGCCAAGCACCCGGACATTAAGATTGTCAGCATCCAGAACGGCAAGCAGGAACGTGACCAGGCCCTGACCGTCACCGAGAACATGCTGCAGGCCCAGCCCACCCTCAAGGGCATTTTCAGCGTGAATGACAACGGCTCGCTCGGCGCGCTCTCGGCCATCGAGGCCAGCGGCCTGGACGTGAAGCTGGTCAGCGTCGACGGCGCGCCCGAAGCCATCAAGGCGATCCAGAAGCCCGGCAGCAAATTCATCGCCACCTCGGCCCAGTACCCGCGCGACCAGATTCGCCTTGCCCTGGGCATCGCCCTGGCCAAGAAATGGGGCTCGCAAGTGCCGGCCACCATCCCGGTGGACATCACCCTGATCGACCAGGCCAAGGCCAAGGATTTCAGCTGGTAA
- a CDS encoding sterol desaturase family protein has translation MDHPTETFRARYRATVAPHYNPWLHASFVFGYGIVCIALAWSSTHQISAVQWLTVPLTLVFFNLCIYLVHRHLGHHKHGLARLFYARHTGDHHSFFTPGHMTYDSPRDWRVILFPAWLIVLHSLAITLPAWWLLKHWSPNVAGLFAGCMILGYLLYEVFHACEHLPADHPVARLPWLRQMHQLHALHHRRELMHGRNFNIVLPLMDYLFGTLHWEPRTHDNQESS, from the coding sequence ATGGACCACCCCACCGAGACCTTCCGCGCCCGTTACCGCGCCACTGTCGCGCCCCACTACAACCCTTGGCTGCACGCCAGTTTCGTGTTCGGCTACGGCATCGTGTGCATTGCCCTGGCCTGGTCATCCACACATCAGATCAGCGCTGTGCAATGGCTGACCGTGCCGCTGACCCTGGTGTTCTTCAACCTCTGCATCTACCTGGTCCACCGCCACCTCGGCCACCATAAACACGGGTTGGCCCGGCTGTTTTATGCGCGCCACACCGGCGACCATCACAGCTTCTTCACCCCTGGCCACATGACCTACGACAGCCCCCGGGATTGGCGGGTGATCCTGTTCCCAGCCTGGCTGATCGTGCTGCACAGCCTGGCAATCACCCTGCCCGCCTGGTGGCTGCTCAAGCACTGGAGCCCCAACGTTGCCGGGCTGTTCGCCGGCTGCATGATCCTCGGTTATTTGCTTTACGAAGTGTTTCACGCCTGCGAGCACCTGCCCGCCGACCATCCGGTGGCGCGCCTGCCGTGGTTGCGCCAGATGCACCAACTGCACGCCCTGCATCACCGCCGGGAGCTGATGCACGGACGCAATTTCAATATCGTCCTCCCGCTGATGGATTACCTGTTCGGCACCCTGCACTGGGAGCCGCGCACCCACGACAACCAGGAATCGTCATGA